The genomic region GGAGATAGCGGGGCGCCGTCCCGTAGAGCTCGAACCCGCACTTCGCCAGCACCCGCTGCGAGGCCGTGTTGTCCAGGACCGTCCCGGCCTCGATCCGGTGCAGGCCGAGCCCGTCCCGTGCCAGCTCGCAGACCCGGGCCACGGCGGCCGTGGCCAGGCCCCGGCCCGCCCGGTCGACATCGATCCAGTAGCCGAGCCTGGCGTTGCGGAAGGGCCCGCGCTCGATGGCGGCGAGCGTCATCGCGCCCACGACCCGGCCCTCGTCGTCGGCCAGCGCCCAGGGCATCGCGCGCCCCGCGTCACGGTCCGCCAGCAGTCCCGTCAGCCGCTGGGCCTGGCCTTCGGGGGTGTAGAAGGCTTCGGGGCGCACGGGATCCCAGCGCCGCATGTACGCGCGGCTGCGGGTCAGGGTCTCGGCGAAGGACTCCGCGTCGCCGAGGGCCACGGGCCTCAGCCGGACCCCGTCGGTCAGGGGGTGGATGTCGTTGATCACCCCCGCACGCTATCGGCCCTTCAGGAGGCGTCGTACTTGGTGTCCGCCGAGGGGTCCAGCGCCAGCCGGTAGCCGCGCTTGACGACCGTCTGGATCAGCCGGGGCGCCCCCAGCGCCGTACGCAGCCGGGCCATCGCCGTCTCCACGGCGTGCTCGTCACTGCCGCTGCCGGGCAGGGCACGCAGCAGGTCGGCGCGGGAGACCACCCAGCCGGGCCTGCGGGCAAGCGTGTGCAGCAGGGCCATGCCGGCAGGCGGCACCGGGCGCAGGGCTCCGTCGACCAGCACGGCGTGGCCCCGGATCTCGACGTGGTGGCCCGCGACGGGGAGCACGCGGGCCCGGGCGGGCAGCTGGGCGCAGAGCACCTGGACGAGCGGCCCCAGCCGGAAGCGCTCGGGCTGGACGGTGTCGATGCCCCTGGCCTGCAGGGGCAGGGCCGTGACCGGTCCCACGCAGGCGGTGACGACGTCATGGCTCAGGGCGTCCAGCACCTCGGGGAGCATGCCGCGCGCCTCGGCCCGGTTGAGGTAGGACGCGGCGGCGGGGGCGCTGGTGAAGGTGAGGGCGTCCAGGCCGCGGGCGACGGTGACGTCGAGCATGCGGTCGAGCGGGGCGATGTCCTCCGGGGGCATCCACCTGTAGACCGGTACGCCGACGACTTCGGCGCCCGCCGCGCGGAGCGACTCGACGAAGCCGGGCAGCGGTTCGCCGTGCAGCTGGAGGGCGACCCGGCGGCCGGAGACGCCTTCGCCCAGCAGCCGGTCCAGCACCTCGGCCATCGACTCGGACTGCGGCGACCACGCCTCGGTGAGCCCGGCGGCCCGGATGGCGCCCTTGACCTTGGGGCCACGGGCCAGCAGCTCGATACCGCGCAGCAGTTCGAGGAGCTCGTCACCGATGCCCCAGCCGTCGGCCGCCTCCACCCAGCCCCTGAAGCCGATGGCGGTGGTCGCGATCACGACGTCCGGAGCGTTGTCGATCAGTTCCTTCGTGGCGGCCAGGAGTTCGCTGTCGTCCGCGAGCGGAACGATCCGCAGTGCGGGCGCGTGCAGGACCGCGGCGCCCCTGCGCGTGAGGAGCGTCCCCAGCTCCTCCGCGCGACGGGCTGCGGTCACCCCGACCGTGAAGCCCGCCAGGGGCCCGTGCTGTGCGTCGTCGTCGTGCATGGCGTGATACCCGGCTCTCGTCCCGCTGTTGCTCGATGATGCGGAGGACCGAGACTGTCAACCCTGCGTGACAGTCTCGGTTCTCCTGTATTTCCCGCCCGTTACGTCCTGCGACGTGCTGTGGTCATCCTCACACCTCGGCATAGCTGAGCTGCGGCTTCGTGGCGACCGCTTCGGTACGCCGAAGGTATACCGCCCACGTGAGGGTGAAACAGACGGCGTAGAAGCCGAGGAAGCACCAGAACGCGGCCGTTCCGGCGCCCGAGGTGGCGAAGGACTGACGGAACGCGAGGTTGATCGCGAGGCCGCCCAGGGCGCCGACCGCCCCGATGAGCCCCATGGCGGCCCCGGAGAGCCTCCGTCCGTACGCCGCGGCCTCCTCACCCCGGAGTCCCCTGGCGATGCCCTGCGCGTGGAAGATGCCCGGGATCATCTTGAACGTGGAGCCGTTGCCGAGGCCCGTCAGCACGAACAGCGCGATGAAACCGACGAGGAACACCGCCAGCGACTCGATGCCGGAGGCGTAGACGACGACACCGGTGGCCGCGGCCATGGCCGCGAAGTTCCACAGGGTGATCCGGGCGCCGCCGTACCGGTCGGCGAGCCAGCCGCCCGCGGGCCGGATCAGGGAACCGAGCAGCGGGCCGATGAAGGTGAGCGAGGCGGCCTGCAGCGGAGTACGGCCGAACTGGGTCTGCAGGACGAGGCCGAAGGCGAAGCTGTAGCCGATGAACGAGCCGAAGGTGCCGATGTAGAGCACCGACATGATCCAGGTGTGCGGCTCGCGTACGGCCTGGAGCGCGGCCCCCGTGTCGTTCTGGACGGGCCGGAGGTTGTCCATGCGCAGCGCGGCGCCGAGCGCGGCGACGACGATCAGCGGTACGTACACCCCGAGCACGATCCGCGGGTGCGCGGCGCCCGCCGTGCCGATCACCAGCAGCCCGATGAGCTGGACGACCGGGACGCCGATGTTGCCGCCGCCGGCGTTGAGCCCGAGCGCCCAGCCCTTCTTGCGCAGCGGGAAGAAGGCGTTGATGTTCGTCATCGACGAGGCGAAGTTGCCGCCCCCGATGCCGGTGAGCGCGGCGACGACGAGGAACGTCGTGTAGGAGGTGCCGGGCTCCATCACCCAGAAGGCGGCGAGGGTCGGCACCAGGAGCGACAGGGCGCTGAAGACGGTCCAGTTGCGCCCGCCGAACAGCGCGACCGCGAAGGTGTACGGCACCCGGACGATGGCGCCGACCAGGGTGGCCGTGGAGATCAGGAAGAACTTCCCGGCCGGGTCGATGCCGTACTCCGGCCCCATGAACAGGACCATGACGGACCACAGGGACCAGATCGAGAACCCGATGTGCTCCGAGAGCACGGAGAACCACAGGTTCCTCCGGGCGACCTTCTCGCCCGTCTCTCGCCAGAAGGTCTCGTCCTCCGGCTCCCACTGCTCGATCCAACGACCGGCCATCACGCGCCTCCACAGGGGTCGGGGTGTTGTCCTGCCGACGCTAGGGAGCCCGCGTTTCGGTGCGGTGCCGTGAGGTGACCGGTGCGCAACCTTGCTCTCACTCGGACGCCGGGGGTGCGGTGAGCCGGGCCCGCCGCACCCCCGCCGTCCGGATCAGGCCCCGCGCGTCCCGCCCGCCCGGTCCGCCCCGTTCGGCCACAGGCGCGGCCGGCGCCTGGCGGCGACGTCCTCGACCCAGCCGAACGCCAGGATGGCGAGCCCCAGGAGCGGCCAGATCGCGATCAGGATCAACACCTCGTACGAATGCTCTATATACGTGTCGAACGTGTCGCCGAACCACGGGACGTTCCAGAGCTCGTCCACCAGGTGCGCGGCCGCCATCAGCAGCAGGTTGTGCCACAGGTAGATCGTCACGGCCCTGTTGTTGGCCAGCGTGACCAGGCTGTCCCAGCCGGCGAGCCTGCCGGGGAGCTTCTTCCAGGACGGGGCGTAGACCAGGAGGATCGCGCAGAAGCCGAGGGACCAGGTCGCCTGGGCGAGCGGGATCTCGTCCAGGTTCCAGCCCTCCTCGGTGAGGTGCCCGGACGCCCACCACAGGCCGAAGCCCATGACCATCGCGGCGGAGGACACCGCCAGATAGCGCGGGATCTGCTTCAGCAGTCCGTCGTTGTGGGCGAAGCCCAGGATCCAGCAGGAACCGAACACGGCGAAGTCGAGAAGCCCCTCGCCGAAGGCGCCGGGCACGGTCACGAGGCCGGTGCCGATCACGGCGGTGAGCGCGACCGGGGCGAGCAGCGTGGCCCACGGCAGCCTGCGGAACGCCTTGAGCAGCAGAGGTGAGGCGAGCACGAACCAGAGGTAGGCCCGGATGTACCAGAGCGGCCCCACCGCCTGGTCCGCCCAGCTCAGCTCCAGCCACCCGCCGGTGGAGCCGCTCTCCTCGGGGTACGGAGGCGAGCCGAGCGGGAGGACGTAGCTGCCGAGCTTGATGAACCACCACAGCCCCTCCTCCCGGACGGGCTTCCAGCTCAGCGCGAACATCACCGGCACGACGACGAGCGAGAACGCCCACATCGGAGGGAGCAGCCTGCGGAGCCGGCTGCGGATGACGCCGCCCGCCGGCCGGGCCAGCGAGCGGGCCATCAGAGAGCCGGCCAGGGCGAACATCACGCCCATGGACGGGAAGAGGACGGTCAGCCAGGCCCAGCCGAAGAGGTGGAAGACCACGACCCGGACGAGGGCCACGGCCCGGAGCAGATCGAGGTAGCGGTCACGCCCGGGCTTGGCACGCGGCGCGGGATCCTCCCCCGCGGTCTCCGGGGCGGCGACGTGCTCCGGGTACGCCGCGGGGGCGGGCGGGACGGGCAGCGGCGTGGTGTACGCGGCACCGGCGTGCGCGTGCCCCTGGTCGGGGTAGGTCATGCCACCGGCCTCCGGTCCCTGTCCATGTCCTTACGGCGGTTCTGCGTGCCGCCAGGTGCCTCCACCACGCCCGTACGCCGCAGCTTCTGCCAGCGCAGCCGGCCGCCGGTGAGAGCGGTGATCCAGGACTGGAGCAGCACGACGTACATCAGCTGCCGGTAGAGGATCTGCTGGAGCGGCAGGGAGATCAGATGCGTCATGCGCTCCCGGTCGAGCCGGAAGGCGTACGCGGCGCAGACGGCCTGCACCAGCAGGACGCCGAACCAGGCCGCGACCGTCTTCCCCGTCGGGCCGAAGACCAGTCCGTACAGCAGGAAGACGTCGATGAGGGGCGCCAGCAGCGGGGCGACGACCATGAAGAGGGAGACGAACGGCAGGCCCACCCGTCCGAAGCGGCCCGAGGGCCCCTTCTCGATGACCGCGCGGCGGTGCTTCCAGATGGCCTGCATCGTGCCGTAGGACCACCGGTAGCGCTGCGACCACAGCTGCTGCACCGACTCGGGAGCCTCGGTCCAGGCCCGGGCGTTCTCCGCGTAGACGACGCGCCAGCCGTCGCGGTGCAGCGCCATGGTGACGTCGGTGTCCTCGGCGAGGGTGTCCTCGCTCATGCCGCCGATCCGGTCCAGCCCCTCCCGGCGGAAGGCGCCGACCGCACCGGGGATGGTGGGCATGCAGCCCAGGAGGTCGTACATCCTGCGGTCGAGGTTGAAGCCCATCACGTACTCGATGTGCTGCCAGGCGCCGATCAGCGAGTCGCGGTTGCCGACCTTGGCGTTGCCGGCGACCGCTCCGACCCTGGGGTCGGCGAACGGCTGCACGAGCTCGCGCACGGTGGAGGGTTCGAAGACCGTGTCGCCGTCCATCATCACGACGATGTCGTAACGGGCGTGCGCGATGCCGTTGTTGAGGGCCGCGGGCTTGCCTGCGTTGCGCTGGCGCACGACGCGGACGTTCGGGATCCACATCGCCTCGACGAGGTCGGCCGTGCCGTCCGTCGAGCCGTCGTCGATGACGACGACCTCGATCGGGTAGTCGCTCGCCACCAGCGACCGGACGGTCGCCTCGATGCACTCGCGCTCGTTGTACGCGGGGACGAGGACCGAGACGGGCCGGGTGAACTCCTCGCCCCAGCTGAAGTTCCTGCGACGCACCTTCCTGGCGTGCAGGAAGGACAGCAGGAGCATCAGACCGAAGCGGACCATCACCAGCACGCCGATGACGGCGAGGCCCACCACCAGGACGCCGGTGATGTGTTCGGAGATCTCCACCGCCCCTATGAACGCCTTGCCCTTCCAGAGCGCGAACCCGGTGACCGGGGTGTGCGCGCTGGGGGCGCCGAGCGCCGACGTCAGGTTGGTGAAGTCGTAACCCCGCTCCTGCATCTTCGGCAGGAACTTCCCCAGGGCGGCCACGGTCTGGGACCGGTCGCCTCCGGAGTCGTGCATCAGGATGATCGCGCCCTCGCCGTGCTCGGGCGTGGCGCGCTCGATGATCGCGTCGACGCCGGGGCGCTTCCAGTCCTCACTGTCGGTGTTGTTCACGACGGTGAGGTAGCCGCGGCTGCCGATGTACTGCGTGACCGGCCAGGACTTGTCGTCCATGGCGTCGGAGAACGAGGAGTACGGGGGCCGGAACAGCGACGTACGGATGCCGGCCGCGCCCGCGAGTACCAGCTGGTTCTGCGAGAGCTCCCAGTCGATGCGGCTGGTGGACTGGAAGGAGAGGTCGGGGTGGTTGAAGGTGTGCAGCCCGACCTCGTGTCCCTCCTCGACCATCCGCTCGACGAGGTCCGGGTAGCGCGAGGCCATGGTGCCGGTGACGAAGAAGACGCCGTGCGCGTGGTGCTTCTTGAGCTCGTCCAGGACCCGCGGGGTCCAGACCGGGTCGGGGCCGTCGTCGAACGTCAGGACGATCTTGTGGTCGGGTATCCGGAGCGTCTCGGCTTCCTCGCCCGCCGCGCGGGCGTCGATGACCGGGCCGCCCTCGAGCACCTTGTCGGGCACCTGGGTGGTGGGAGCGGGTGGCTGGACGCGGTGGTCGGCGAGGATCTCGCTGTGCACGTATCCGCGCAGCATGAGCATGGCGAGCAGGGCCACAAGAAGGAGTGACGGAAGCAGATAGCGCATGGGAAGTCTGCGCCTGACGGTCCGCTTCTTCTTCCGGTTGTGTCTGCCCCGCGAAACGGGGGTTGTCATCTACTGAGCGCCTTCTTGTGATTGCACCGGTGATTCCGAGGGATCCGGGGAGGCCGGCGGACTGTCGTCGACGGACGGCTCGGTGGTGGCCGGCGGCGACGGATCACCGGTCGGCTGTTCGGAGACCGGGTCGCCGGGGACCACGGGGGCCGAGGAGGTGCCGGTCCGGGGAGGCCTGCTGGACGCGGAGGC from Streptomyces sp. QL37 harbors:
- a CDS encoding GNAT family protein, with translation MINDIHPLTDGVRLRPVALGDAESFAETLTRSRAYMRRWDPVRPEAFYTPEGQAQRLTGLLADRDAGRAMPWALADDEGRVVGAMTLAAIERGPFRNARLGYWIDVDRAGRGLATAAVARVCELARDGLGLHRIEAGTVLDNTASQRVLAKCGFELYGTAPRYLHINGSWQDHRMFQRILHDGPPQR
- a CDS encoding uroporphyrinogen-III synthase; protein product: MHDDDAQHGPLAGFTVGVTAARRAEELGTLLTRRGAAVLHAPALRIVPLADDSELLAATKELIDNAPDVVIATTAIGFRGWVEAADGWGIGDELLELLRGIELLARGPKVKGAIRAAGLTEAWSPQSESMAEVLDRLLGEGVSGRRVALQLHGEPLPGFVESLRAAGAEVVGVPVYRWMPPEDIAPLDRMLDVTVARGLDALTFTSAPAAASYLNRAEARGMLPEVLDALSHDVVTACVGPVTALPLQARGIDTVQPERFRLGPLVQVLCAQLPARARVLPVAGHHVEIRGHAVLVDGALRPVPPAGMALLHTLARRPGWVVSRADLLRALPGSGSDEHAVETAMARLRTALGAPRLIQTVVKRGYRLALDPSADTKYDAS
- a CDS encoding nitrate/nitrite transporter translates to MAGRWIEQWEPEDETFWRETGEKVARRNLWFSVLSEHIGFSIWSLWSVMVLFMGPEYGIDPAGKFFLISTATLVGAIVRVPYTFAVALFGGRNWTVFSALSLLVPTLAAFWVMEPGTSYTTFLVVAALTGIGGGNFASSMTNINAFFPLRKKGWALGLNAGGGNIGVPVVQLIGLLVIGTAGAAHPRIVLGVYVPLIVVAALGAALRMDNLRPVQNDTGAALQAVREPHTWIMSVLYIGTFGSFIGYSFAFGLVLQTQFGRTPLQAASLTFIGPLLGSLIRPAGGWLADRYGGARITLWNFAAMAAATGVVVYASGIESLAVFLVGFIALFVLTGLGNGSTFKMIPGIFHAQGIARGLRGEEAAAYGRRLSGAAMGLIGAVGALGGLAINLAFRQSFATSGAGTAAFWCFLGFYAVCFTLTWAVYLRRTEAVATKPQLSYAEV
- a CDS encoding acyltransferase translates to MTYPDQGHAHAGAAYTTPLPVPPAPAAYPEHVAAPETAGEDPAPRAKPGRDRYLDLLRAVALVRVVVFHLFGWAWLTVLFPSMGVMFALAGSLMARSLARPAGGVIRSRLRRLLPPMWAFSLVVVPVMFALSWKPVREEGLWWFIKLGSYVLPLGSPPYPEESGSTGGWLELSWADQAVGPLWYIRAYLWFVLASPLLLKAFRRLPWATLLAPVALTAVIGTGLVTVPGAFGEGLLDFAVFGSCWILGFAHNDGLLKQIPRYLAVSSAAMVMGFGLWWASGHLTEEGWNLDEIPLAQATWSLGFCAILLVYAPSWKKLPGRLAGWDSLVTLANNRAVTIYLWHNLLLMAAAHLVDELWNVPWFGDTFDTYIEHSYEVLILIAIWPLLGLAILAFGWVEDVAARRRPRLWPNGADRAGGTRGA
- a CDS encoding glycosyltransferase, with the protein product MRYLLPSLLLVALLAMLMLRGYVHSEILADHRVQPPAPTTQVPDKVLEGGPVIDARAAGEEAETLRIPDHKIVLTFDDGPDPVWTPRVLDELKKHHAHGVFFVTGTMASRYPDLVERMVEEGHEVGLHTFNHPDLSFQSTSRIDWELSQNQLVLAGAAGIRTSLFRPPYSSFSDAMDDKSWPVTQYIGSRGYLTVVNNTDSEDWKRPGVDAIIERATPEHGEGAIILMHDSGGDRSQTVAALGKFLPKMQERGYDFTNLTSALGAPSAHTPVTGFALWKGKAFIGAVEISEHITGVLVVGLAVIGVLVMVRFGLMLLLSFLHARKVRRRNFSWGEEFTRPVSVLVPAYNERECIEATVRSLVASDYPIEVVVIDDGSTDGTADLVEAMWIPNVRVVRQRNAGKPAALNNGIAHARYDIVVMMDGDTVFEPSTVRELVQPFADPRVGAVAGNAKVGNRDSLIGAWQHIEYVMGFNLDRRMYDLLGCMPTIPGAVGAFRREGLDRIGGMSEDTLAEDTDVTMALHRDGWRVVYAENARAWTEAPESVQQLWSQRYRWSYGTMQAIWKHRRAVIEKGPSGRFGRVGLPFVSLFMVVAPLLAPLIDVFLLYGLVFGPTGKTVAAWFGVLLVQAVCAAYAFRLDRERMTHLISLPLQQILYRQLMYVVLLQSWITALTGGRLRWQKLRRTGVVEAPGGTQNRRKDMDRDRRPVA